The following are encoded together in the Kribbella sp. CA-293567 genome:
- the rimP gene encoding ribosome maturation factor RimP produces the protein MSRRIDHSDPDSLVKFLQPIVSQFGCDLEESDVTPIGKKRLLRVLIDRDGGINLDDVAEVTRAISKALDADEVMGNTAYTLEVSSPGVDRPLTLPRHWRRNVTRLVEVTLVAGGKVNGRITSVTDEGAELDVKGRPRTIAFADITKAKIQIEFNRPAGNDEPAADGTEEN, from the coding sequence GTGAGCCGGAGAATTGACCACTCGGACCCCGACAGCCTCGTGAAGTTCCTCCAGCCGATCGTGTCCCAGTTCGGCTGCGACCTGGAGGAGTCCGATGTCACGCCGATCGGTAAGAAGCGGCTGCTGCGCGTGCTGATCGACCGCGACGGCGGGATCAACCTGGACGACGTCGCCGAGGTGACCCGGGCGATCTCCAAGGCGCTCGACGCCGACGAGGTGATGGGCAACACGGCGTACACGCTGGAGGTCTCCAGCCCCGGTGTGGACCGGCCGCTGACGCTGCCGCGGCACTGGCGCCGCAACGTGACCCGGCTGGTCGAGGTCACCCTGGTGGCCGGCGGCAAGGTGAACGGCCGGATCACGTCCGTCACCGACGAGGGCGCCGAGCTGGACGTGAAGGGCCGGCCGCGGACGATCGCGTTCGCCGACATCACCAAGGCCAAGATCCAGATCGAGTTCAACCGGCCTGCCGGCAACGACGAACCTGCCGCTGACGGCACGGAGGAGAACTGA